A segment of the Nostoc sp. TCL26-01 genome:
AGGAGATAATATTGCTATTGGTGATGAAAAAGTCGGTAAACTCACTAGTTATACACAAACCTCTGATGGTTATTTTGGACTGGGTTATATTCGCTCTAAGGCTGGTGGCGTAGGTTTAAAAGTGCAAGTAGGTAATACTGAAGGTGAAATCGTTGCCATCCCTTTTGTTTCTCATGATTATCCCTAATAGGTAGTTGGACACAATTAAATTCTTATGTAGAGATAGGGGACAGGTTACAGGTTACAGGTTACAGGTTACAGGTTACAGGAAATAACTTGTGTAATTAATTATGTCTGATTACTTATGAGCATCTGATTTGCAGTCTCTCACCAGGAAACTCAATATGGCATCTACTATTCAAACTTTACCGAGAGAAGTCGTACATCTGATTACGGCAGGTGAGGTTATAGACTCCTTTGCTGCTGTGGTGCGGGAGTTGGCGGAAAATGCCTTAGATGCAGGTGCAACCAGAATTGTTGTTTATCTCTGGCCGGAACAGTGGCGTATCCGTGTAGCAGATAATGGTTGTGGCATGGATTTAGATGATTTACAACAAGCAGCTTCAGCTCACAGTACTAGTAAAATTCGTTCTAGTGCAGATTTGTGGAAAATTCAGAGTTTGGGATTTCGCGGCGAAGCGCTACACAGTTTAACAACTCTAGCCGATTTGGAAATATTGAGTCGTTCCACATCTGGCAATGAAGGATGGCGAGTTGTCTACGGCGATGCAGGCAAAGTGATGCAAGTCGAAGCAACAGCGATCGCTCCTGGTACAGTAGTCACAGTCTCAAATTTATTTGCTCATTGTCCATCCCGTCGTCAAGGCTTACCAACCACCACACAGCAAATGAAGGCTGTACAAACTGCAATTCAACAAATTGCCCTATGTCATCCTCATGTGGCTTGGCAAGTTCAGCAAAATGACAAACTATGGTTTACCATCTCCCCAGCTACCACCGTCGGACAACAAATACCCCAATTTCTCACCCAACTACGACAAGGCGATTTACAAGAACTCACACAACAAATCCCCAACCCCCCAATTCCCACTCAGCACTCCCCACTCCCCACTCCCCACTCCCCCACTCCCCACTCAGCACTCAGCACTCAGCACTCAGCACTCCACACTCTCCCTAGTCATAGGTTTACCAGACCGTTGTCACCGTCATCGTCCCGATTGGGTGAAGGTAGCGATTAACGGCAGAATGGTTAAATCACCAGAATTAGAACACACAATTTTGGCAGCATTTCACAAAACATTACCACGCGATCGCTATCCCATTTGTTTCTTACATCTTGCCATTTCTCCCAACCAAATCAACTGGAATCGTAACCCCGCAAAAACAGAAATCTATCTCAACGATTTAAGTTATTGGCAAGAGCAAATTACCCAAGCCATTCACAAAACGCTACGTATTTCTACAGCTAATATCAAAGAATCTGTCCACACAACCAGAGTCAGTCAATTACTCAAAGCCGCCGAAGAAAAAGGTAACTACAACTTTAACTCGCAAAATTCCCATGAAGATAACACTCAGCACTATTTAAAAGCAGTCGCTCAAGTTAGCAATACCTATATTGTCGCTGAACATCCTGGGGGAATGTGGTTAGTTGAACAACACATTGCCCACGAACGAGTTTTGTATGAACAATTGTGTGACAACTGGCAACTAATTGCTGTTGAACCACCAATTATTCTCTATCAATTATCTCCCGCCCAAGTTAATCAACTACAACGCATTGGTTTAGATATTGAACCATTTGGAGAACAACTTTGGGCAGTCCGCAATCTACCAGCCATCCTCCAACAACGAGAAGACTCTGCCGAAGCCATTTTAGAACTTAGCTGGGGAGGTGACTTACAAACAGCCCAAGTTGCTGTTGCTTGTCGTAGTGCTATTCGCAACGGTACACAGATGAGTTTGCCACAAATGCAGCAGTTATTAGATGATTGGCAACGCACACGCCACCCCCGCACTTGTCCCCACGGCCGACCTATTTATTTATCTTTGGATGAATCAGCTTTGTCACGCTTTTTCCGCCGTCATTGGGTAATTGGCAAGAGTCATGGTATTTAACAGTTATCAGTTATCAGTAAACAGTTATCAGTCAAGATAATTGGGTTTAAATTCCCCACTATATCAGCGTTAACTGACAACTGATTTAAATTCCCCACTATACGCCGTTATGACTGGTAACTGATTTAATTTTCTTATCAATAAACCTTGGTCTAATGTTAAGAAATATGTTGAAGAAAAACTCCCATGTCAAGTAGAAAACTTAGCTATATACGCTTATTACTGAGATTAATAAATTTTTTTTCTGGACAATAATCCTGGTAATCATTGCTGTAAAAGCTTCCTATCAATTTAGGCAAAATACTTTTCATTTATTTGTTGACTAACGAGCTTATTGATAATCAAGACAAAAATACCTCAGCAAAAAGCCCATAATATCGTTCGTAATGTCAGCAAAGCATAACTTAATTATCAATAACTCGAAAGATATCAAATAGTACCTCACAAGGTTTTGAGATTCGGAGGTAACTAGAAATTGTCAAATTTACTATTCGAGTAAGCGAACTGTTGAGGCAGCCAAATGACTTCTTCACAAGCGCTGATTCCAGAATAATTTTGCGATTTTCAGGAGAAAAATCAATGGTACAACTTATAAATTCCACCAATCAAGAGTTCTTGACTGAACTGACTGCTCAAGAAGCTGCTAATCTAAACGGAGGTCAAACTGATACACCTACAACTCCCACAACTCCCACAACTCCCACAACTTCTACAGGTCAAAAAAGTAGTTTTGACCCACAAAAGCATACTCAAGCTTTGGGGATTGCCTACTTAAATCCTCCTGGAGTTAATAAAGTCACAAAAGCAGAAGCTTTGCTAGCACAAAAAGTTGCTTGGGGAGACTAAAAAAGCGAAGTTATGACAATTTTTCTGATAAAAATAACGCTGCTCAACCTTTTTTTTAGATGACAGCGTTAGGATTCAGGAATAATTAGTCATACATCCTGTTGTTTGATAAATACAGTTCAGATTAGAATCAGTGATAGTGACCTGATTGGTAACGACAGCAGGTTTACAGTATCATAACTATTTTTAACTGAACTGTATTTCCTCCCAAGATTATATCAGAATAAATAGTTTAAAATTCAAGTTGAAATAATATTTGATCGGGAATGGGTCATAGTCTATCTAAGCTTGACTTTACCCAAAATTAAGAGGATATTTTAAAAGTATCATGCGTAACACCAAAATCTCAAAAACCTAACCCCTAACCCCTTCCCTACTAGGGAATGGGAACAAGAAAATAAGGGTTTCAAAGCCTCTCTCCGTGTCAGGGAGCCAGTGCGTTGCGTATTTTTCCCCCGTTGTAGCAACTGGCGTGAGAGGTATTCTACGAGAAGCGCTGAGTGCAAAGCACACGCTACGCGAACGCTCTATGGAGAGGGGTTTCTAGTATACTTTTTGACTTTTCAAACAACCTCTAAGAACTTGGTTTTCTTAATACGGCAAAACCCTAGCTTTTTGGCAAAAACTTTTTCCATGTTACTAAATTCTCAGTGCAAACAAAAAAGTAAAACTCACGTCTCATAAAGCCTTCAGGGTCAGCTTGAGCCTTGCCAAAAAAAGGATAAAGTCGAGCTTAGAGGTTGTTTGAAAAGTCTTCTCATCTTCGATTATTACCAGTGCTGAATGGACACTAGTTTGTCAACGCGAATAAATAATCTGGCAATCGATACCTAAAAAAGTCGGGATGACTGGATTCGAACCAGCGGCCCCTTCGTCCCGAACGAAGTGCGCTACCAAGCTGCGCTACATCCCGTTATAAAATTTGTATAACTCTCTGAGCATAACATAAATAATCAATTCACAAGATAGATTTATATTAGAGGGTGTTGGAAAAGTTTCAGTAGGTATAAAAATGTCATTCTTCCTTACGCTCCGCGTCAGGAAGAATCTAGGTTTTGTGGCACATACCGAGATGTTTCATTCCGCTACGCTGCATTCAACATGACAAAGAAACAGACTTTTCAAACGTCCTCTTAAATCTATTGTCTATTGCCTGACTATGCAAATCAGTAGCTTGCGCCAAGCAAGGCTAACACTAATCAAAACGGATTCCTGTCTGTTGAGCTAATGATAAACATTAACAAATACTCGACTTCTTGAAGAAGTCGGGTATCTGAATTTACCATGAATGATTTAAGATTTTTGCAGCATGATAGCAATGAAACTGATTAACCAAAAACTTGGGTTTTTAGGGTTTCAATCTCCTGGGTTAATTCTTTGCGAGTTGAAGCTTTAATGAGATAACGGAAAATAAACCAAGTAGAGTAAATAATTCCAATCAACTCAAAAATAGCTGAGATTAAAGGCAAATCATTAATAGCATCTAGTACAGCTAAAACTACCTTTGAGGTAACGATCGCCGCAACAATTAACAAAACAGTAATGATCGCCTGTCCGTATTTTTGATAAAAACTACCCAAATATTCTGGTAGTTGTGCCAAAAAATCAGCAACTTGTTGACCAAACTGTTGCCATTCAGGAGTAGTGTCTGTCGCTGGTGGTAGCTTGGGTAAGTTACTATTTTCTGCGTTAGGCAAGGCGATCGTCCCTGGTGAGACAGTTGCATTTAAAGATTCCTGTTGCTTTTGTTCGGTTTCCATAGTTTTTTATTTTGGCAATCACAACAGCTTTTGTAAGTGGTTAGACGTAAACAAACATAAACATTCATGTTGTCAGTTGTCAATGAAATTTATCAGTAGTTAGCATATTCAACTACTGCTGCAATAACTTAGGACTTACGCACTCAACCAATAGACCCTTCTGAGGGTGGTCAATAGTCCATAGTCAAGGGGAACCACCCACAAGCGGTTGGTTCCCTATGATTATCCTGACAAGAATTTGAGTACGTGAGTCCTAAGTTCAGCTTTTGGGTGGATTCACAGTTGCTTTGACAACAACAGTTTTCACACCTTTAATTTCTTTAGCTAAAGGTTCAATCTTAGCTAGTTGGGCTTGGTTATTGACAGTTCCGCCTACGGTGACAGTGCCGTTGTCTTCAGCGTTAACTGTCAGTTGTCCATTGGGTATGTTCGCCTCTAATTTAGAACGAACTTCGCTAGCAAGATCACCTTCGGCTCTTTGGGTATCGCCACCAGTCACGTTATTACGGTTTTCACGAGCGCGGATGTCTGAGTTGAGTTGTCTTCTCCGCAGATCACTTTGAGCATCTTGCTGTGCAGCTTGTGTTGCTTCTACAGAGGGTGTTTGGGCATTTTCTTCAGTAGTGTTGGGTGCAGTTTGAGTTGTTTTAGAAGTATCTTGACAAGCCGCAGTACCAAGCACTAGGACACAACTAATCAAAAAAGGAGTTAACTTTTTCATCTGTTTATCTCTGGGTGTCAATGGAAAATAATGGATGATGAGTGTGTATAGTCAGAGGACATTAAACTCGTCCTTCGCGGTGGTCTATAATTTCCACGATGGGTTCTGAGCGATCGCCTGTTACGGGGTGAACGATATCTTCCTGTCTTCTGTGATCAACTACTGGACGAGTGCCTTCATGTAAATCTCTGGCATCAAAAACAGAGTATTCTTGTATTCCTCGACGTTTGAGGATGGTTTCAGCGTGTTGGATTTCGGCTTCTGTACCATCGACAATAACTAAGTATTCACCTCTTTGGAAGCGGTCATTATAAACACGCGCTCTGTTTTCGGGAATTCCTAAACCTGCCAGTCCGCCAACAATACCCCCAGCTGCCGCACCAATCGCCCCACCTGCTAAGGTTGTCGCTAAAGCGGTAGAGATTGCACCACCAGCAATAACTGGCCCTACTCCCGGAATAGCCAAAGTCCCAAGACCAACTAACAAACCACCTAAACCGCCTAAAGCACCACCTGTGGCGGCTCCAGCTTTGGCTCCTTCATCGGCTTTATTGCCTTGACCAAGATTTCCACCCACGCCGGGAGTACCGCTAGCATCTTTAGCAATTAATGAAACTCGATTCATCGGGAAACCAGCGTCTCGCAGTTCTCCTAATGCGGCTTCGGCATCTCGACGATGAGGGAATGCGCCGATCGCTCTTCTATTACCTTGAGAATATGTGGCACTATCATCAGTAGGATCAAAAATTTGCCACTGTTGAATTCCATGTCTGCTTAAAATTCCTGCCGCCCGTTGGATATCGGCATCTGTACCGCTAACAGCGACAATGTAATCCCCATGATTGATGCGCTCATTATAGAACCGAGTCCGTTGTTCTGGCAGTCGCCAACGGTGAGAATCAAAGCGATCGCTCACATCAATATCGGTGAAAGCATTGCTGCGTAAAGCTGCCCGATGAATTAAAGAAATCTGACTTAAGGGAAAACCTGCGTGCCGCAAATCGTTAATTGCTGCTTCCGCATCTGGCAATAAGGAAAAGTAACCAACAGCGTGTTTAGTACGACCAATGTCAGTTGTGCCAGTGCCTCTAGGAGAGTCATAAACATCGTAATCTTCAATGCCACGACGACGCAAAATTGCTTCTGCTTGAGCGATTTCTGCATCTGTGCCATCGACGATTACCAAGTAGTGACCTCTGCGTACCCTGTCTTCATAGGCTCTAGCACGCTCTTCCGGAATTCCCAAACCAATTAGCCCACCAAGTAAACTCCCAGCTACCGCACCAATACCAGCGCCAGCTAAGGTAGTTGCTAAAGTAGTTGCTGTGGCTCCAGCCAGCATAATCGGGCCGATGCCAGGAATCGCTAATATACCAAGACCGACTAACAGACCACCCAAACCACCTAAAGCACCACCTGTAGCTGCTCCGACTTTTGCACCTTCATCTGATTTGTCACCGACTCTTTCTTGTACTGGAGTGCCAGCAATTTCTTCGTTCCTGTCTGTATCTTGGGCAATCACAGACACTCTATCCATTGCAAAGCCGGATTGTTTTAGTTCGTGTAGTGCTTGTTCAGCATCTCGGCGATGAGAAAATACACCTACAGCACGTCTACCTACACCTACTACCATTCTTACTTCTCCAAACAATAAAAGACAAAAAATTAGCTTTTTAATTATTTAAAAAGGCATGGATGTCATTGCTTTATTATTAACACTTTCTTATCGTGATCTTTCATCAATCAGATGGAATAATTTTGACCTCTATCATTGGATATACATGAGTATAAAAATGTTAATTAATCATGGAAAACCTAAATCTTTTTAATTCAATATAGGTTTCTCAAAAAAAATAGGATTAATGATTTTATTGTTCACAAAATTTAAATATTGTTCATAAGAAACAATATCCCCGAATGATCAAATAATTTGGGAATCTCAATCTGCTCAATTCTCCCATAGCAGATATAACTTTTGATAAATGTGATTATTACCTGAGAAAGTGTAGACCGATGTAAACAATAAATAGACTGAGAGATAGACCCTTCTAGAATTAGGGTTGATTTCATCTGTTGAACGTACGGGAAAAAATATATGTTTCCTATCTGTCATTGGCTATCTTTGGGGATAACTCCGACAAATAGATTGCCAGAAATACTAGTTCCCACAAAAGCATCTATTGAGTTTTCTAGTTCTCAATTTTTAGTGGCTTTATTCGCTGGGACTTTAATGGCGATCGCTTTTCAATTATTGTTAACTAATCTGTCTGTAGCTGTAGGTATTTCCACTCTAGGAAATGATTCATCTACTGATGATGAAGATGCAGAAACTTTAGGCAGTAAGGTACGGGAGGTTGAAGCTAAACTCGGTACTTGGGCAATATTAACAGCTAGTATCGCCTTATTTGCTGCAAGTTTTTTAGCAGTCAAACTCAGCTTTATCCAAAGTGCCATGCTGGGAGCGATCAGTGGTATCGTTATTTGGTCTACCTACTTCTTTTTAGTAGCTTGGTTTGGTTCCTCGGCTGTGGGTT
Coding sequences within it:
- a CDS encoding CAAD domain-containing protein produces the protein METEQKQQESLNATVSPGTIALPNAENSNLPKLPPATDTTPEWQQFGQQVADFLAQLPEYLGSFYQKYGQAIITVLLIVAAIVTSKVVLAVLDAINDLPLISAIFELIGIIYSTWFIFRYLIKASTRKELTQEIETLKTQVFG
- a CDS encoding BON domain-containing protein yields the protein MKKLTPFLISCVLVLGTAACQDTSKTTQTAPNTTEENAQTPSVEATQAAQQDAQSDLRRRQLNSDIRARENRNNVTGGDTQRAEGDLASEVRSKLEANIPNGQLTVNAEDNGTVTVGGTVNNQAQLAKIEPLAKEIKGVKTVVVKATVNPPKS
- a CDS encoding general stress protein — encoded protein: MVVGVGRRAVGVFSHRRDAEQALHELKQSGFAMDRVSVIAQDTDRNEEIAGTPVQERVGDKSDEGAKVGAATGGALGGLGGLLVGLGILAIPGIGPIMLAGATATTLATTLAGAGIGAVAGSLLGGLIGLGIPEERARAYEDRVRRGHYLVIVDGTDAEIAQAEAILRRRGIEDYDVYDSPRGTGTTDIGRTKHAVGYFSLLPDAEAAINDLRHAGFPLSQISLIHRAALRSNAFTDIDVSDRFDSHRWRLPEQRTRFYNERINHGDYIVAVSGTDADIQRAAGILSRHGIQQWQIFDPTDDSATYSQGNRRAIGAFPHRRDAEAALGELRDAGFPMNRVSLIAKDASGTPGVGGNLGQGNKADEGAKAGAATGGALGGLGGLLVGLGTLAIPGVGPVIAGGAISTALATTLAGGAIGAAAGGIVGGLAGLGIPENRARVYNDRFQRGEYLVIVDGTEAEIQHAETILKRRGIQEYSVFDARDLHEGTRPVVDHRRQEDIVHPVTGDRSEPIVEIIDHREGRV